The genomic stretch GGCACCGCCAGGACCACCGGGCCGTGGTCCACGAGAACGGCGGCCGCGTGCTGTGCGTGATGTCCGGCCTGATCGGCGCGCCGGCGACGGAGATACTACAGGTCGTCCGCTACCCGGACTTTGCCTCCTGGGAGCGGTCGCAGACAGTGGTGTCACCGGAGCGCGCGGAGCTCGTCGAGGGTGAGGAAGTGCGGCTGCTGCGCGCGATCGCCGCCCGGCCGAAGGACCGGCTGCCGGACGAGGACCGGCGCGCGGTCTACGGTTATCGCCGCTTCTTTACGCGCGGCGCCGACCTCGACGAGTTCGCCTACTGTTCCGGCGAGGGCGTGTGGCCGCGGATCGAGGCCCAGGGGGCCTGCATTCTGGGGCTGTGGACGACGGTCGCGGGCACAGAGCCGCAGGAGGTGGTGCTGCTCACTGGCTACCACGGCCCGGGCCACTGGGAGGAGACTCGCGGCAACCTGCCTATGCCGGAAGGATTCGACCCCGAGTTGTGGGAGCGGGGTCAGCGCCTGGGTGCCCGCCGCAACGAACTGACGCTGAAGTCGTGGGTGAAGCTGATGCGGGCAATCGAGCTGGACGAAAGACCGATGGCCGGCGCCGGGAGTTAGGCAGTTTCCTGTACGCAGATCGGCCGGGCCGCCTCTCGACCTGTTCTAATTCGCTGCTCCAACTGATAGCTTGTGGTGGCATCGGCGTTGCGAGGAGGCGCGAAGTGGGACCGACCTCGGAGAGGCTCAAGAGTTGGTCGCCGTGGGTCGTAAGCACCGGATTGACGCTGCTCCTCGCCGGCCTTGCGTGGGACGCCGTCCTGCACCGGGCCGACCCCGACCTGGCGGCAACCGAGGGCGTCTTCTCCGCCTCCAACCCGGGGCACGTGCTCTTCGGGGGCGGCATCGCGGTGATCGTTGCCGGCATCGTCATGTACCTGGCGGCTCGCGCCCTGGAGTCCAGGCGGCGTCTCGCGTTCGCGCTGCCGGCGGCGGGCATCCTGGCGCTGGCGACGGCGTCGTTCGGGCTGGCGGCGTCCACGGGGACGCTGGGAGGGGCACGCCACATCCATGAAGACGGGACGGTGCACACGCACAACCAGCACCAGGAGTTCGTGGCGTCTCAGGGACGGAACAAGGCGTCCTCGTCTCTCCCCGGCGTGACTCACGACCACGGCGAAGCGGCGGCGATCACGGCGGCGGAGCTCGAGGCGGCGGCGCGGCTGGTGGCTGACACGAGGGCGGCGTCGGTGCGCTTCGAGGACATCCAGGCCGCGCTCGCGGAAGGTTATTACCAGGCGGCCCCGCCGCGGAACGGCCTCGCCCATTACATGAACACCGCCTATAACCGGGACGGCCGGATTCTGGACCCGGAGCATCCGGAATCGTTGATTTATCTGCGATTGGCTAACGGGAGCTGGAAGCTGGTCGGCGTCATGTACCGGATGCCGAGCCCGGACCAACCCGGCCCGCGCGTGGGCGGCCCCCTTACCGCCTGGCACGCGCACGACAATCTGTGCACCGCCAACGGCCGCGTAGTGGCCACCGTCAGCAACGGCACCTGCGCCAGGGGCACAGCGTCCAAAACGCCGGAGATGCTGCACGTCTGGCTGGTAGACAACCCGAACGGCGTGTTCTCAGACGACATGGAGCCAGCGGCGATACAACGGGTGGTCGAAGGCCTGGCCAGCCGCTAGCCGAGCCTCCCCAAAAGCCCAAAGCGCGGTGCTCTCCCGCACTCCCGGCTTTATGCTCACACCACTCGAGCCCGGGATGCGCCGCCTCTTCGGCCACCGTGCCGCGCGCGCCGGCACGGAAGGAACATCATCGGCAGGGTGACCGCGGGCGGTACGGAGGTCTGGCGGCTTACTGGCGGCTTCAGCCGGGTGGCCTCCCACGCCTTGCCTCGCGTTTCTGTATGATTAGCTGCATCGAGGGGCCGACCCTTCGTATCCGCTGTTGGGCTGAGAGGTTTGCCGTGGAAGCTCGCGCAGACAAGATGGTCGCTTCGTCGCCGTGGGTGGTGAGTGCCGGGGTGGTCCTGCTGCTCCTGGGGCTGGGTTGGGACGCGGTCCTGCACAACCTCGACCCGGAACTGGCAGCGCGGGAAGGGATTTTCAGCCTGAACAACCCGGGGCACGTCCTCTTCGGGGGCGGCATCGCGGTGATAGTTGCCGGCGTGGTCATGTTCTTCACCGGCAAGGCGCTGACCTCACCCAACCGGCTTCGGCTCGCCTTGCCCGCGGCAGGCATCCTGGCGCTGGCGACGGCGTCGTTCGGGCTGGCGGCGTCGACCGGCACGCTGGGGGGCCCGGAGCACGTCCACGAGGACGGCACGGTGCACACGCACAACGAGCACCAGGAGTTCGTGGCGTCTCAGGCCAGGAACAAGGCTTCATCGACGCTGCCCGGCGTCACTCACGACCACGGCGAGGCGGTGGCGATCACGGCGGCGGAGCTCGAGGCGGCGGCGAAGCTCGTCGCGGACGTGAGGGCGGGCACGGCACGGTTCGAGGACATCACGGTCGCCCAGCGGGAGGGCTACTTCCTCCTCGCCGGCGGCCGCACGGGCCTGGCGCACTTCCACAACCAGGCCTACCACACGGACGGCCGCATCCTGGACCCCGAGCGGCCGGAAGACCTGATGTACCTGCGCCTGAGCGACGGCACCTGGAAGCTGGTGGGGGTGATGTTCTTGATGCCCTCGCGAGACCAGCCTGGACCACGGATCGCCGGCCCGCTGACGGCCTGGCACGCGCACGACAACCTCTGTTTCAGCCCGGCGCTCGGCCGCATCAGCGGCTTCACGGACGCTAACGGGAAGTGCGCCGCAGGCAGCGTCTTCATGGGCAAGACGCCGGAGATGATGCACGTGTGGCTTGTCGACAACCCGAACGGCGTTTTCTCGGACGAAATGGAGCCGGCGAAGCTGCGCGAGTTGGTGGAGGCGAAGGCTTCGCGCTGAGGGGCGGCGAGCCCGGGATGCCGGTGGCGGCCCCGGGCCGGCTGCGCCTCCCGGTTTGCCACGGTCACCTAGGGGGCCATAGTGATCCTGTTGACGAAAGCCTTTGTGATGGGCACACGCTCGTCTACGCAGTCCCAAAGGTCCTTATGGTAGCTCTTGCCGTGGTAGAGCCGAACCAGGACCCCCTCATTCTTTGCCGCCGATACGGCTGGAATGAAATCGCTGTCCCCAGCCAGCAGCGCAGCGTGCGTAATCTGATTCTTCCCCGACAAAAGGGCCATGTCGACGCCCAGCATGATATCCACTCTCTTCTGTTCAAAGACCGGACGACCCTTCTCATCGAGGCCGCGCCGCGCTAGCCGGCCTAGTCGGACTTCATACCGCGGTAATCGATTTAAGGCCGTGAAGAAGGACTGCGCTTTTGCGAAACGGTCGCTCTCCTCAGGTGTGGGCTGAGGACTCTGCCAAGGTGGACAGTCATAGTAGTAGGTTCGGAGTATGTCGATGTCGCCTGCCATAGCCAACGCGAGGGCCTGGTAGTCAATCCGGACCAAACTGTATTCATCCTTAAGGACATACTTTAGGTAGGCACCGTCGATGAAGAGAGCGATGCGCGCCATGCGCCAGATTCCTCAAACAAAGCTGTAGGGTAGCCTTGGGCCAGTCCTACAGGTCAACTAATAAACAACCTGGCATCCCCGGAAGGGAACACCAGGGCATATAATGCGACTTCGCTTATATCAGAGATTTTCCGCTTGTCAAGTAGCTTATCGGCAGTATATCACGCAGCATGAATGCCCCTGTCAAGGGTTGCCGGGCTCTGTTTTGGGTTCACCCTCTCGCAGAGCCCATGATTGGGACGCGAATTGGGCGGCGTGTCTAACCGACGGCTACCCTCGGGGGTCTCCGCGCAAGCTGGTCGCTCTGCGGGAGGTTAGTGGCTGCGGCGTGGCACATTGATCGCCGGCCGTTACCGGGGCTTGCACACGTTCTCCTTGCGCAGGAGTCCGGGAGGTCGACGGACGCCACGGTGCGGGAGCGCGGGCGGCCCTGTGTCGGGGTTGGACTCGGATCCTGTGCGGGCATTGTCGGTTGCGGGGTGGCGGTGCAAGAATCGGCGCACCTATGAGTGACTTCGACCTTTCGGGCGCGGTGGCGATCGTCACCGGCGGCAACGGCGGCATCGGGCTCGGGATCGCGGAGGGGCTGGCGCGCGCGGGCGCGGATGTGGCCATCGCGGCACGGAACGAGACGAAGACCACGGCGGCGGTGGCGCGCATCGAGGCGCTGGGACGGCGCTGCCTCGGGCTCCGATGCGACGTGCTCGACCGAGCCGACATCGCCAGGGTGGTGGAGACGGTCGAGGCCAAGCTGGGGCGCATCTCGATCCTGGTCAACAATGCAGGCGTGGCCGCGGGCGGGCGGCCAGAGGCGCTCGCGGAGGAGGTCTGGGACCGGGTGGTGGACACAAACCTGAAGGCGGGCTTCCTTTTCGCGCAGGCCTGCCACCCGGCGATGGTCCGCAACGGCCGGGGAAAGGTAATCAACATCGGGTCCGAGTACGCCATCTTCGGCAGCCCTACGGTGCTGCCCTACTCCGCGAGCAAGGGCGGCGTGGTCCAGATGACGAAGTCGCTGGCGGTGGCGTGGGCCCGCGACAACATCCAGGTGAACTGCATCATCCCCGGCTGGATCACGACGGACATGACAGCCGGCATCACGCGCAACGAGGAGGCTTACAGGCGGATCGTGGAGCGAACGCCGGCCAGGCGGTTTGGCACGCCGGAGGAGTGCGCGGGCGCGGCGATTTTCCTCGCCTCGCGGGCGTCGGACTTCGTCACGGGCCAGTCGATCTGCGTCGACGGCGGGTACTCGATAGCGTGAGGCCATGGGCTTTCTCGTAACCCTTTTCGTCTCGGTGGCCATACTGCTGGTCGTAGCGCGCCTGACGTGGCCGCGGGACGCGCGGGCGCCGATGCCGCTATATGTGGCGACGATCGTGCTGGCCTTCTTCGCCGGGTCGGTGGCAGGGTCGCTCGCGGACGGAAGGAGCCTGGAGCGTACGCTGCAGACTGCGGCGCTGGTGTCGGCGGCGATCGCCCTGGTGGCTGTCGTCTCCTGGTTCCGGGTGAAGGCGCCGCAGACCTCACCGCCCGGCCCGCGCTCCGCTGGCGGAGACGGGGAGGAGCGCGCCGGCGGGCAGGCGCGGTCCCGGAGCGCGCGGCGGAGGCGGGGCCGATGATGGTGGCGCCGTTTGAGCTGGCGGACCTCGAAGGCCGGCGGCATCGTTTTCCAACCGGCAGGGCGACCCTGCTGGCCTTCCTCAAGGAGGACTGCCCGACCTGCAACACCTGCGCGCCGCTACTGGAAACGGCGCACAGGGCGTTCGGGGACACGGTGGCGGTGCTGGCGGTCGGGCAGGACGAGGGCAATGCGGCGCTTGCGGAGCGCCACGGCTTCACATTCCCCGTGCTGGACGACGCCGCCCTGCGCGTGTCCTTCGCCAACGAGATCGAGACCGTGCCCACGCTAGTGCTCACATCGCCGCAGGGCGAAGTACAGAAGCGCATCGTGGGCTTCGACCGGGAGGAGTGGCAGGAGCTGTTCGTGGCCCTGGCGAAGCTGGCAGACGCTGTCGTGCCACCGGTCCCGTGGGCGGACTACCCGGCATTTCTGCCGGGGTGTGGCTCCAAGTCCGTCGAGCCGGGCATCTACGAGAGGTTGCAGGCGGAGGCGGAGGGGAGCCCGATCCGCGCCCGGCGGATCGAGATCGCCGTGCAGGACGACGAGTTCGAGTTCATGTTCGACCAGGGGTTCACCGACGGGCTCCCGGTAGTGCCGCCGACCGCTGAGCGCGTCCTACGCATGCTCGGGGGCACGAGGCGCGACCCTCAGGAGGTGGTGGCGATTGTGCCGCCGAACATGGCGCCGTGCACCGTCGAGAAGGTCGCGATCAACGCGGTGATGGCGGGCTGCAAGCCGGAGTATCTGCCGGTGGTGATCACGGCGGTCGAGGCGGCCTGCACGGACGAGTTCAACGCTCACGGCGTGATGGCGACGACCATGGGCGCCTCGCCGGCGGTGATCGTCAACGGGCCGATACGCAACCGGATCGGCATGAACGCGGGCCTGGGCGCGTTGGGACAGGGCAACCGCGCGAACGCGACGATCGGGCGGGCGCTGCGCCTGGTGCTGCGCAACGTGGGCGGGGCGAAGCCCGGCGGGACGGAGCGCTCGACGCTGGGCAACCCGATGAAGTACACGTTTTGCTTCGCGGAGTGGGAGGAGCGCTCGCCCTGGGAGCCTTACCACGTGGAGCACGGGTTCAGGCCGGAGGACAGCGTCGTCACGCTCATCGCGCTCACGGGCGGGCCTCAGCTCATCGTCGACCAGACGACGCGGACGGCGCGGGCGATGGCGGGTAGCCTTGCGCTGGGCGTGGAGGCAGTCGGGCACCCCAAGTCCCCCGCGGGCGACACGCTCCTCGTCGTGTGCCCGGAGCACGTCGACACGCTGTGGGAGCAGGGCATGACGAAGGCGGACCTGCGCCAGCGGATCATCGAGGTGACGACGCGGCGCCTGCGCGACCGGCTGGAGACCGAGGAAACGGGCGGCGGCATCCCGCGACGAGGGTTCACGGAGGAGCAGCTCGAGGCGCCGGCGCCGAAGTTCCGCGACCCGAGGAACCTGCACATCGTCGTCGCCGGCGGAGACGCGGGGAAGTTCTCGGCGGTGATGGCGGGCTGGGCGAGCGGGCCGGGCGGCAGCATGCCCGTGAGCCGCCGGATCCAGGAGTGAACGTCCGGGGCGCTGGGAGCGAGCGGCCCGCTGCTCGGGGGTGGGGGCGCCCATTATGCCGGCCCGCAGTTGTTAGCATTTTGCTGTCACTTTGGTATCGCGGAGGCGTTCGATGCTGTGGATTGAGGACGTGGCCGCGTAGGGCGTGCAACAAAGGCGGCGTTTGGTAATATGGATTGGCCCTTTGGGGAGTCGTCTAGTGGTAGGACAGCGGACTCTGGATCCGTATGCGGGGGTTCGAATCCTCCCTCCCCAGCCAAACAGGACAGCCGCGGCGAAGGGCTGCGGTGGTAGGTAGAGGCGGTATCGTCTAGGGGACCAGGACGGAGCCCTCTCAAGGCTCAAACCGGGGTTCGAATCCCCGTACCGCTACCAGAAAACCAGGGCCCCTCGAATCTGAAATCGGCGGTTCGAGGGGCTCTTGCGTCGGGGCTGACCCCTTATCTGACCCCTTATGCGTGCAGAAGGCGGTCCATCGCCGAGGCCGCCTGCTCCTGCGCGCCCTCGAGGACGTGGGCGTAGATGCGCAGCGTCGTGGCGACGTCGGAGTGTCCCAGCATCTCGCTGACCACCTTCACCGGCACGCCCTCGGCGAGGAGGAGCGAGGCCGCCGAGTGGCGCAGGTCGTGGATGCGGAGGTGCGGCAGGCCGGCCTTCTCGAGGAGGCGCAACCAGGCGCGCCTTACCTGGCTGCGCCACAGGGGCAGGCCGCGCTCGTTCGTGAACACCAGCCCGTGCTCGACCCAGGCCGGGCCCGCGAGCCGCCGCTGGGCTTCCTGGGCGGCCTGTTGGCGGCGCCAGGTGAACTAGGGCGGGC from Dehalococcoidia bacterium encodes the following:
- a CDS encoding glucose 1-dehydrogenase codes for the protein MSDFDLSGAVAIVTGGNGGIGLGIAEGLARAGADVAIAARNETKTTAAVARIEALGRRCLGLRCDVLDRADIARVVETVEAKLGRISILVNNAGVAAGGRPEALAEEVWDRVVDTNLKAGFLFAQACHPAMVRNGRGKVINIGSEYAIFGSPTVLPYSASKGGVVQMTKSLAVAWARDNIQVNCIIPGWITTDMTAGITRNEEAYRRIVERTPARRFGTPEECAGAAIFLASRASDFVTGQSICVDGGYSIA
- a CDS encoding NYN domain-containing protein, with protein sequence MARIALFIDGAYLKYVLKDEYSLVRIDYQALALAMAGDIDILRTYYYDCPPWQSPQPTPEESDRFAKAQSFFTALNRLPRYEVRLGRLARRGLDEKGRPVFEQKRVDIMLGVDMALLSGKNQITHAALLAGDSDFIPAVSAAKNEGVLVRLYHGKSYHKDLWDCVDERVPITKAFVNRITMAP
- a CDS encoding TlpA disulfide reductase family protein; the protein is MMVAPFELADLEGRRHRFPTGRATLLAFLKEDCPTCNTCAPLLETAHRAFGDTVAVLAVGQDEGNAALAERHGFTFPVLDDAALRVSFANEIETVPTLVLTSPQGEVQKRIVGFDREEWQELFVALAKLADAVVPPVPWADYPAFLPGCGSKSVEPGIYERLQAEAEGSPIRARRIEIAVQDDEFEFMFDQGFTDGLPVVPPTAERVLRMLGGTRRDPQEVVAIVPPNMAPCTVEKVAINAVMAGCKPEYLPVVITAVEAACTDEFNAHGVMATTMGASPAVIVNGPIRNRIGMNAGLGALGQGNRANATIGRALRLVLRNVGGAKPGGTERSTLGNPMKYTFCFAEWEERSPWEPYHVEHGFRPEDSVVTLIALTGGPQLIVDQTTRTARAMAGSLALGVEAVGHPKSPAGDTLLVVCPEHVDTLWEQGMTKADLRQRIIEVTTRRLRDRLETEETGGGIPRRGFTEEQLEAPAPKFRDPRNLHIVVAGGDAGKFSAVMAGWASGPGGSMPVSRRIQE
- a CDS encoding site-specific integrase; the protein is MVFTNERGLPLWRSQVRRAWLRLLEKAGLPHLRIHDLRHSAASLLLAEGVPVKVVSEMLGHSDVATTLRIYAHVLEGAQEQAASAMDRLLHA